Proteins from a single region of Candidatus Woesearchaeota archaeon:
- a CDS encoding transcriptional repressor yields the protein MKQTRQTRQKEIISSNLNQFSTFFTAEELATKVQIKYPQIGIATIYRFLKDCATSGSLHAFTCGKKTVYSRNLKNHSHFICEKCGNIEHINVEKIDFLKERNLGEICHVQINVTGVCKKCSK from the coding sequence ATGAAACAAACTCGCCAAACCAGACAAAAAGAAATTATTTCCTCCAACCTAAATCAATTTTCAACCTTTTTCACCGCTGAAGAACTAGCTACCAAAGTCCAAATTAAATATCCCCAGATTGGCATTGCAACAATTTATCGTTTCCTCAAAGATTGTGCAACAAGTGGAAGTCTTCATGCTTTCACCTGCGGCAAAAAAACAGTCTATTCACGCAACCTTAAGAACCATTCCCATTTCATCTGCGAGAAATGCGGCAACATCGAACACATCAACGTAGAAAAAATCGATTTTCTCAAAGAACGAAATCTAGGTGAGATATGTCATGTCCAGATCAATGTGACAGGCGTGTGTAAGAAGTGCAGTAAGTGA
- the ffh gene encoding signal recognition particle protein gives MVLEKLGDSLKNTLSKITNAMFVDDTLINEVVKDIQRSLLQSDTNVKLVFDLSNKIKERAKDKTPAGITKKEHILKIVYEELTNFLGKDPHDVVINAKPTQIMLVGLFGSGKTTTAGKLAKYYKKRGYKIAVMQTDTWRPAAFHQLKQLAATVGVDFFGLEKEKNAVAIYKHFMPQLKEYDLVIVDTAGRDALSDDLIAELNELNELANPQERLLVISGDIGQAAQTQAQAFHDTCKVTGVIVTKLEGTAKGGGALSACAVTNSPIIFIGVGEKIDDLELFHPQRFVGRMLGMGDLESLLEKAREVINEEDAKDMQAKFLKGDFTLLDLYSQMEAMKKMGSFGKIMEMIPGMGQLKIPKEALEMQEEKLVTWRYMMDSMTKGELEDPEIIDGGRVERIAAGSGMRDSDVRDLLKQYRQSKKMVKMFKNEKDMSKMMKKFGGGKMPGM, from the coding sequence ATGGTCCTTGAAAAACTGGGAGATTCACTCAAGAATACGCTCTCCAAAATTACCAATGCGATGTTTGTAGATGATACTCTGATTAACGAGGTAGTGAAAGATATTCAGCGTTCGCTTCTTCAGTCGGATACCAATGTTAAACTAGTGTTCGATTTGAGTAACAAGATCAAAGAACGAGCAAAAGATAAAACACCTGCAGGTATTACCAAAAAAGAACATATTCTCAAAATAGTGTATGAAGAGTTAACTAATTTCTTGGGTAAGGATCCGCACGATGTGGTGATTAATGCTAAACCAACGCAAATTATGTTGGTAGGCTTATTTGGATCAGGAAAAACTACCACTGCGGGTAAACTTGCTAAATATTACAAAAAACGCGGTTATAAGATTGCGGTGATGCAGACGGATACGTGGCGTCCTGCGGCGTTTCATCAATTAAAACAACTTGCTGCAACGGTAGGAGTTGATTTTTTTGGTCTTGAGAAAGAGAAGAATGCGGTGGCGATTTACAAGCATTTCATGCCGCAACTTAAAGAATATGATCTTGTTATTGTTGATACGGCTGGACGTGATGCGCTCTCAGATGATTTGATTGCGGAGTTGAATGAGTTGAATGAACTTGCGAATCCACAAGAAAGGCTTTTAGTTATTTCTGGTGATATTGGGCAAGCTGCTCAAACACAAGCCCAAGCATTTCATGACACGTGTAAAGTAACTGGTGTTATTGTTACCAAGTTAGAGGGTACTGCTAAAGGTGGTGGAGCATTATCTGCCTGCGCTGTTACAAATTCACCTATTATTTTTATTGGAGTTGGCGAGAAGATTGATGATTTAGAATTATTCCATCCACAGCGTTTTGTGGGACGGATGTTAGGTATGGGTGACCTTGAGTCGCTGCTGGAGAAAGCGCGTGAAGTGATTAATGAAGAGGATGCCAAAGATATGCAGGCAAAGTTTTTGAAAGGTGATTTTACATTACTTGATCTTTATTCTCAAATGGAAGCGATGAAGAAGATGGGTTCATTTGGCAAAATCATGGAGATGATTCCCGGTATGGGTCAATTAAAGATTCCTAAAGAAGCATTAGAGATGCAAGAAGAGAAATTAGTAACCTGGCGTTATATGATGGATAGCATGACAAAAGGGGAATTAGAAGATCCTGAAATCATTGATGGTGGTCGTGTTGAACGTATTGCTGCTGGGTCTGGTATGAGAGATTCAGATGTGCGTGATTTGCTCAAACAATATCGTCAGAGTAAGAAGATGGTCAAGATGTTTAAGAACGAGAAGGACATGAGTAAGATGATGAAGAAGTTTGGCGGCGGGAAGATGCCAGGGATGTAG
- a CDS encoding metallophosphoesterase: MKILALSDIHGDRKFMQKMAQKGADEHVDLVILAGDLADHKGNVEGLVGPFKEKGLEVAVLPGNHEGMSEIGFIIDKYGAKNLHGYTIQKGDVGIFGCGYGDIGVHQLTDEEFFKTLKDARSKLHDVKKTIMVTHVQPSDTMISFIFPGSSGVRKALEEFQPDIHICGHIHETHGIEEMVGKTKVINVGKTGKIIEL; encoded by the coding sequence ATGAAAATCCTTGCCCTCTCCGACATTCATGGTGATCGTAAATTCATGCAGAAAATGGCCCAAAAAGGCGCTGACGAACACGTTGATCTTGTCATTCTCGCAGGTGATCTTGCTGATCATAAAGGCAACGTAGAAGGACTTGTCGGACCATTCAAAGAAAAAGGTCTTGAAGTTGCCGTATTACCAGGCAATCACGAAGGTATGAGTGAAATTGGCTTTATTATCGACAAATATGGAGCAAAAAATCTTCATGGGTACACTATCCAGAAAGGCGATGTTGGTATTTTTGGCTGCGGCTATGGTGATATTGGTGTTCACCAACTCACCGACGAAGAGTTTTTCAAAACTCTTAAAGATGCCCGCAGCAAACTTCACGATGTTAAAAAAACAATTATGGTCACTCACGTTCAACCTTCTGACACCATGATCAGCTTTATTTTTCCAGGAAGTTCTGGCGTACGCAAAGCATTAGAAGAATTTCAACCTGACATCCATATTTGCGGCCATATCCACGAAACCCATGGTATTGAAGAAATGGTAGGCAAAACCAAAGTCATCAACGTAGGAAAAACTGGAAAAATTATCGAGTTGTAA
- a CDS encoding NYN domain-containing protein has translation MDVNVTQTVAILVDGNNIERSIHEDSGNTNTMVNFDILIPKLLNNRGLNRLLYFREGKAISSKLAERLHTHYYGSVIPCHKSADIPLTIKATQLSSKVDTIIILSGDSDYVDLVAHLKSEGVRVEIAAVKRTAAKTLIDEADYFHEITRDDWFAYTQPTQQRRQRQ, from the coding sequence ATGGATGTTAATGTCACGCAAACAGTTGCAATTCTTGTTGATGGTAATAATATTGAACGTAGTATTCATGAGGATAGTGGAAATACCAATACAATGGTTAATTTTGATATCTTGATTCCTAAGTTACTTAATAATCGGGGTTTGAATCGCTTGCTTTATTTTCGTGAAGGTAAAGCAATTTCTTCAAAATTGGCAGAACGGCTTCATACTCATTATTATGGGTCGGTTATACCTTGTCATAAGTCAGCAGATATTCCGTTGACGATTAAAGCAACGCAGTTGTCTTCTAAAGTTGATACTATCATCATTCTTTCAGGTGATTCCGATTATGTTGATTTAGTTGCGCATCTTAAATCAGAAGGTGTGCGTGTGGAAATTGCAGCAGTGAAGAGAACCGCAGCAAAAACACTTATCGATGAAGCAGATTATTTTCATGAAATCACAAGGGATGATTGGTTTGCGTATACGCAGCCGACGCAACAGAGGAGGCAGAGACAATGA
- a CDS encoding TrmB family transcriptional regulator: MHNQLEKLGLTPGESKVYLALLKRGPSKVGDVVKESGVSYSKVYDVLERLVGKGLASEVLINGIKQYRALEPYRLSELLAKRENEIAEQKKIFSSLLPDLQKISKDQGRSSAEVFVGFEGLKTAYEILLEEKGKILRFFYPPHDEKAATFFQRLYPKMVEAKIEMRGIGTVAPVNKLPVNIKIRTVSFPVPGTIDVIGDKVLILSWSDTPTAVLIHSVEIAKHFEEYFDGVWSKAK; encoded by the coding sequence ATGCACAATCAACTAGAAAAACTAGGTTTAACTCCTGGTGAGAGTAAGGTTTATCTTGCTCTTTTGAAGCGAGGTCCTAGTAAAGTTGGTGATGTTGTTAAGGAATCTGGTGTTTCTTACTCTAAAGTCTATGATGTATTAGAACGTCTTGTGGGCAAAGGTTTAGCAAGCGAAGTTCTTATTAATGGTATAAAACAATATCGAGCATTGGAACCGTATCGTTTATCTGAATTATTAGCAAAACGGGAGAATGAAATTGCAGAACAAAAAAAGATTTTTTCATCTCTTTTACCGGATTTACAGAAGATTTCCAAAGATCAAGGTCGTAGTAGTGCGGAAGTTTTTGTAGGCTTTGAAGGACTTAAAACAGCCTATGAAATCTTACTAGAGGAAAAAGGAAAAATTTTACGTTTTTTCTATCCCCCTCATGATGAGAAGGCAGCAACTTTTTTTCAACGTCTCTATCCTAAAATGGTTGAGGCGAAGATTGAAATGCGAGGAATAGGGACAGTTGCTCCTGTCAATAAACTCCCTGTCAATATTAAGATTCGTACCGTTTCTTTTCCTGTACCGGGAACTATTGATGTTATTGGAGATAAAGTATTAATTTTGTCTTGGTCAGATACGCCTACGGCAGTGTTGATTCATTCTGTTGAGATTGCGAAACACTTTGAAGAGTATTTTGATGGGGTTTGGTCAAAAGCAAAATAG
- a CDS encoding ZIP family metal transporter, whose product MNLIILYTILSVLAVSLVSFVGIFSLFLQRKNPKKVLLILVSLSAGTLFGGAFLHLLPEVVEKNGFTLQVSLFLLLGVVVFFILEKLIHWHHCHHHGISEPHCHSESNSSKKKHEHQVSHHSSKAIAPLNLIGDAMHNFLDGLVIAGSYLVDVRVGVAATIAVILHEVPQEIADFGVLIYAGLSRAKALMLNFASAAVAILGAIVGLFFSSASETFSSFILPFAAGGFVYIAGSNLIPELHKHGEMEESIWHFIALVAGIGLMVAITYLE is encoded by the coding sequence ATGAACTTAATCATATTATACACCATTTTGAGTGTTTTGGCTGTCTCTTTAGTCTCATTTGTAGGGATCTTTTCTTTATTTCTCCAACGCAAGAATCCTAAAAAAGTATTATTAATCCTTGTGAGTCTTTCTGCTGGGACATTATTTGGTGGGGCATTCTTGCATTTGCTTCCAGAGGTTGTGGAGAAAAATGGGTTTACGCTTCAAGTCTCGCTTTTCTTGCTGTTAGGGGTTGTTGTTTTTTTCATTTTAGAGAAACTCATCCATTGGCATCATTGTCATCATCATGGAATTTCTGAACCTCATTGTCATTCTGAGAGTAATTCATCTAAAAAGAAACATGAACATCAAGTTTCTCACCATTCCTCAAAAGCGATTGCTCCACTCAATCTTATAGGAGATGCAATGCATAATTTCTTAGATGGGTTAGTTATTGCAGGTAGTTATCTTGTTGATGTGCGCGTAGGGGTTGCGGCAACGATTGCAGTTATTTTGCATGAAGTTCCTCAAGAGATTGCTGATTTTGGTGTTCTGATCTATGCTGGTTTATCTAGGGCAAAAGCATTGATGCTTAATTTTGCGTCAGCAGCAGTTGCTATTTTGGGAGCAATTGTGGGTTTGTTTTTTAGTTCTGCTTCAGAAACATTTAGTTCGTTTATTTTGCCTTTTGCTGCGGGTGGTTTTGTGTATATTGCGGGTTCAAATTTAATTCCTGAATTACATAAACACGGGGAAATGGAAGAATCAATTTGGCATTTCATTGCGTTAGTTGCAGGAATTGGATTGATGGTTGCAATTACATATTTGGAATAG
- a CDS encoding alpha/beta hydrolase — MEERKLPVAYHGSELEIAAYVHAGASDQWLLCLHGLQTSRELFQGLLQRSPLNGYSSLSIDFVGFGDSSKPQGFSYDLRDQARICERLISDLGMKNIYVTGHSMGGMVGTLLLDMIPDKITGFVNLEGNLVAKDCGASRDVAQTPYEEFRQHGFDRLKRNIAESEGSNTQGRVKWVGQIPAHAFYRASTSIVAYSDSGELLPLFLKAPARKLYVYGNRNEYKIAPLERRVDVARIPKAGHFMFQDNFEATAQVIENFVLTSQ, encoded by the coding sequence ATGGAAGAACGAAAATTACCTGTGGCGTATCATGGATCAGAGTTAGAAATTGCAGCCTACGTTCATGCTGGTGCTTCTGATCAATGGCTTTTGTGCCTGCATGGTTTACAGACTAGTAGAGAATTATTTCAGGGCTTATTACAAAGATCTCCTCTAAACGGTTATTCCTCTCTTAGTATTGACTTCGTCGGTTTTGGCGACTCTTCTAAGCCTCAAGGATTTTCCTACGATTTACGTGATCAAGCACGAATTTGTGAACGTCTAATTTCTGATTTAGGTATGAAAAATATTTACGTTACTGGTCATAGTATGGGTGGTATGGTAGGAACATTGCTCTTAGATATGATCCCAGACAAAATAACTGGGTTTGTCAATCTGGAAGGAAATCTCGTAGCAAAGGATTGTGGTGCAAGCCGAGATGTAGCTCAAACTCCCTATGAAGAATTTCGCCAACATGGTTTTGATAGACTTAAAAGAAACATTGCTGAGTCGGAAGGATCAAACACTCAAGGGCGAGTCAAATGGGTTGGTCAAATTCCTGCCCACGCGTTTTATCGCGCATCTACATCAATTGTTGCGTACTCTGATAGTGGGGAATTATTACCTCTTTTTCTCAAAGCTCCTGCAAGAAAATTATATGTATATGGAAACCGCAATGAGTATAAAATTGCACCACTCGAACGCCGTGTCGATGTAGCGAGAATACCTAAAGCAGGACACTTTATGTTTCAAGATAATTTTGAAGCTACGGCACAGGTGATTGAAAACTTTGTGTTAACTTCTCAATAA
- the truD gene encoding tRNA pseudouridine(13) synthase TruD, with protein MYTLKHLPEDFIVVERASLKLTEKGLYLYVRCIKRERTTLEVISHLAKVLGIFEKDIGFAGTKDMHGITTQFLSLRSVKAERLSNLKLHHVQLEVVGYGATPLSLGDLEGNYFEITVRDLDEKNVLIPLILSPNYFDEQRFSTRNIQVGRALLKKDFKTAAGLIDHTSCEEYLAAHPTNPVGAIRTLPDRLIRLYLNAYQSYLWNEAVGLYLRSVGKNVKEVAYSAGSLVFIDNQEDFCGLQFPLPGFGNMGSNDPAIEQALNTILTKESMTGANFVIRQIPNLSLEGELRSMFVPVSKLKIGEYENDECFDGKYKVKVCFFLPKGSYATMFVRRLFTT; from the coding sequence ATGTACACTCTTAAGCATCTTCCTGAGGATTTTATTGTAGTAGAACGTGCATCACTTAAACTCACAGAAAAAGGTCTCTATCTCTACGTTCGCTGTATCAAACGTGAACGTACAACATTAGAAGTTATTTCTCATCTAGCAAAAGTCTTAGGAATTTTTGAAAAAGATATTGGTTTTGCTGGTACTAAAGACATGCATGGAATAACTACTCAGTTTCTCTCCTTGCGTAGTGTTAAAGCAGAAAGACTCTCCAACCTCAAACTTCACCACGTCCAATTAGAAGTTGTGGGATATGGCGCAACTCCTCTTTCATTAGGTGATTTGGAGGGTAATTATTTTGAGATTACTGTCCGTGATTTGGATGAGAAGAATGTGTTAATCCCTCTTATATTAAGTCCAAACTATTTTGACGAACAGCGTTTCTCAACCAGAAATATTCAAGTTGGTCGTGCTTTGCTTAAGAAAGATTTCAAAACAGCCGCAGGATTGATTGATCATACCTCCTGTGAAGAATATTTGGCTGCGCATCCTACTAATCCTGTAGGAGCAATTAGAACACTGCCAGATCGCTTAATTCGTTTATATCTAAATGCGTATCAGAGCTATTTGTGGAATGAAGCGGTGGGGTTGTATTTGCGTTCTGTCGGCAAAAATGTTAAAGAGGTTGCTTACTCTGCTGGTTCGTTGGTGTTTATTGATAACCAAGAAGACTTTTGTGGTTTGCAGTTTCCTCTTCCTGGCTTTGGCAATATGGGCAGCAATGACCCTGCCATCGAGCAAGCATTGAATACTATCCTTACTAAAGAAAGCATGACTGGGGCTAATTTTGTCATTCGTCAAATTCCTAATTTAAGTCTTGAAGGTGAGCTGCGATCGATGTTTGTGCCAGTGAGTAAGTTAAAGATTGGTGAATATGAGAACGATGAATGTTTTGACGGGAAGTATAAAGTGAAGGTTTGTTTCTTTTTGCCGAAGGGAAGCTATGCAACGATGTTTGTGAGACGGTTGTTTACGACTTAA
- a CDS encoding TIGR00266 family protein has protein sequence MKLTAKIQGDDMQLIEVSLTKDTPVRAEPGSMLYMEEGVNLETTTGGGLWKGVKRMITGDRLFISTFSYAGTGSRKVAFAAPYPGKIISLDIGKETFLCQKDSFLCAQQGVEIDIAFTKRLGAGLFGGEGFILQKLSGSGQAFIHAGGNVIERTLKAGETLRVDTGCIVAFAEGVDYDIQFIGGFRNALFGGEGLFLATLRGPGKIMLQSLPLARLAGRIQQAGGREEKRGVAGIGGGVLGGILGGDSE, from the coding sequence ATGAAACTTACAGCAAAAATTCAGGGCGATGATATGCAGTTAATCGAGGTGAGTTTAACAAAAGATACGCCAGTTCGAGCTGAACCAGGCTCGATGCTTTACATGGAAGAGGGTGTTAATTTAGAAACAACAACGGGGGGCGGGTTGTGGAAAGGTGTCAAACGGATGATTACGGGTGATCGATTGTTCATTTCTACTTTCTCATATGCAGGCACAGGCTCACGTAAAGTTGCGTTCGCTGCTCCGTATCCGGGAAAAATCATTTCACTTGATATTGGAAAAGAGACTTTCTTGTGTCAGAAAGATTCATTTCTTTGCGCGCAACAGGGAGTAGAAATCGATATCGCGTTTACCAAACGGTTAGGTGCTGGTCTCTTTGGTGGAGAAGGTTTTATTCTTCAAAAGTTATCTGGTTCTGGGCAAGCATTTATTCACGCTGGTGGGAATGTGATTGAGAGGACGCTGAAAGCTGGTGAGACGCTACGGGTGGATACAGGATGTATTGTTGCTTTTGCTGAAGGTGTGGATTATGATATCCAATTTATTGGAGGGTTTCGTAATGCATTGTTTGGTGGTGAAGGTTTGTTCCTAGCTACTTTACGTGGTCCGGGTAAAATTATGTTACAAAGTTTACCATTAGCTCGTCTGGCTGGCCGTATTCAACAAGCTGGCGGACGTGAAGAAAAACGAGGAGTAGCTGGTATTGGCGGCGGCGTGCTTGGCGGGATATTGGGCGGGGATAGCGAGTAG